GCCGCCGGGGGCGCGGGACCGCGAGGCGTGAGCCCGTTCGCGGGCGGCGCCGAGAGGAACGTGATCGGCTGGGCGGCCACCGTCTGCGGCGACTCGACCACGAACTGCAGACGATGCTCGCCGAACCGCCGGGTAGGAATCGAGCCGCGGGTCTCCACGACCACCGGCCGCCCCGACTCCATGAACCCCTCCTCGAACGCCACCGCCTCGCCGTCCAGGTAAAAGACCGAGCGGAAGTACCCCGTCCCGTCGCCGATCACCACGGCGCGCGGCTTCAGCGTGTCGCCCGCGCCGAAAACCGCGCCCGGAAGGGGCCATTCGAGGACGGCCGAGCGGATCACGGCGTTTCCGGCCAGTGCCGGCGTGAGGGCGACGGTGACCGGGCCGTTGAACGCGTCGAGCGTGGCGGGAACCTGCGTCTCGTCGACTCCGAGATAGGTGATGCGGAGCGCGAGCCGGCCGTCGGGTGATTGCCGCGCCACGTCGCCGGGGACGGTGACCGGCACGCTGACGGTCGCGATCCCCTCGCGAGGGATCACGAACGCCACGGGCACGGTCACGTCGAGCGCCGGAGCGCCCAACGCATCGGCCGTGGGCCAGATCTCGATATGCGCCGACGTGAGGTTGACCGCGTTGCCGGACGTTTCCTGGAAGGTGGTGGTCACCGGGGTCGGCTCGCCGGGGACCAGCGTGAGCGACGTGGGCTGGGAGATCCGCTTCACCACCGCCGGCGGGAAGGTGCGGAAGTAGACGATCGGCTGGTCTCCCGCGGTGGCCGAATCGGGAGGCGGCCCCACGATCAGATTCACGCGCATGCCGTGCTGGTGTCCGAGCGTCATCGGCTGGGTCGGCTTGATGAACACGGTGTCGCCCAGCGCCGACCAGGTCGGCGTGTTCAGGTTGAGGAGCACGCCGTTCAGGGAATCGAGATCCGCGACGGAGAAGATGCCGCGCTTGGAGGTCGCCTGGTCGAAGACGAAGTAGAGGGTCGCGTTGGCGGCGACGTGGTTGTCGCCATCGCGCGGATAGCTGTCGATCATGCGGGGGGGAAGCGCCGCGCCGGCGCCGGGAAGGGCCGGGGTCTTCGGGAGGAGCGCCGCCGGAGTCCCGAACGGAGTCGCGAACGGCCGCTCCGCACCGATATCCCTGGAGTGATCGCGCGCGGGTGCGGTCACCGCAGGCGCCCTGCCACGGGGCGCCGCGTCCGCTCGCGGCGTCGCGAGCGCCGCCATCGCGAGCAGGGTCAGGAACGCCGCTCCCTGGAGAGACCGGTGCCGAACGGCGGAACGCATACGGATCAGGAGCGTCGTCTCCTCAGAGGCGCCGGGAATGGGGTTGCGGGACCAGAGCGGCCAACCGTATCATGGAGGGTCTATGGTGGCAAGAAAACGAACTGCGGCAACGACTTCGAGGCGCAAGGCGGCCGTTCGCAAGAAGCCGCTCTCCAGGCCCTTGGCGCGTCGGGGCGCTCCCTCGAAGCGCATTCCGGTCGCCGTGCTCGGCGCCACCGGAACGGTAGGGCAGCGCTTCATCCAGCTTCTCGAAAACCACCCCTGGTTCGAGCTGGCCGAGGTCATGGCCTCCGACCAGAGCGCCGGAAAGCGCTACGAAGAGGCGGCCGGAAGCCGCTGGAAGCTGCCGACCGCGATTCCCGCCGCGGCGCGCGCCCTTCGGGTGAAGGGACCGCGCGAGCGCCTGACCTCGCACCTCCTCTTTTCCGCCTTGGACGCCTCGGTCGCCGGAGAGCTGGAGGAGCAATTCGCCCGCGCCGGACACCTGGTCTCCTCCAACGCGCGGAACCACCGGATGGATCCGCTCGTCCCGCTCGTCATCCCCGAGATCAACCGGGACCATCTGGAGATCCTCGACCGCCAGCCCTACGGCGACGGCGGCATCGTCACCAATCCGAATTGCTCCACGATCGTGCTCGCTCTCGCCCTGGCGCCGCTCCACCGCCGCTTCGGTGTCGAAGCGGTGATCGTGACCACGTTCCAGGCCACCAGCGGCGCCGGCTATCCCGGCGTGCCCTCGCTCGACATCCTTGGGAACGTCGTCCCGTTCGTTTCGGGGGAAGAGCCGAAGATGGAGAGCGAGACGCAGAAGATCCTGGGCAGCCTGAACGGACGCGGCTTCGAGCCGGCCACGTTCGCGGTGAGCGCGCAGTGCCATCGCGTGCCCGTGATCGACGGCCACCTCGAAGCGGTGAGCCTGCGCCTCTCCGGCAGTCCCAGCAGGAAGCAGGTCGCCGAGACCCTGGCCGCCTTCCGCCCGCTCGCCAAGCTGGACCTGCCGAGCGCGCCCGCGGAGCCGATCGTGATTCGTACCGAGGAGGACCGTCCCCAGCCGCGCCTGGACGCCGACCGCGCGGGCGGCATGGGGGTCACCGTCGGCCGGCTCCGTCCCTGCCCGGTGCTTCAATGGAAATTCGAAGCGCTTGCGCACAACACGATCCGCGGCGCCGCCGGCGCGGCGATCCTGAATGCGGAAATCCTGGTCCGTGACGGCCGTCTCTGAGGCGCGTACGACGACCGCCGGCCGCGACATCGTGTTCGTGCGCCACGGCGAGACCGACTGGAATCGCGAGCGGCGGGTCCAGGGGTCCGAGGGTCCCGCGCTGAACGACGCCGGGCGGGACCAGGCCAAGGCGCTGGCGCGCTCCCTCTGGGAAGTTCCGCTGGCCGCCGTCTACACGAGCGCGCTTCCGCGCGCCCAGGAGACCGCCGCGTACGTGGCCGGGCCGCACTCGCTCAACATCCACGTGGATCCCCGCCTGAACGAGATCCATCACGGCGCGTGGGAGGGACTCGCGGAAGAGGAGCTGCCCGACCTGGCGCTGTACCGCCGCTGGCGCGACGATCCGACCTCCTGCACCCTCCCCGGAGCCGAGCCGCTCGAGGCCGTGCACGAGCGCGCGGTCCTTGCGATGAAGGAGATCGTGGCGAAGCACCCCGGCAAAGAGGGGCTCATCGCCGTCGTAAGCCATCAGGTGGTGCTCGCGCTGCTCAAGTGCTACGTCCTGGACCAGCCCTGGAGCCGGATCCGGAAGAACGCGCTCGGCGTCGCGTCCTACGAAGTGCTGACCGTGGGCGAGGGGTTCCAGCCCCGGTCCTGACGAGGAGGAAAGCCGTGCGTTACCAAGAATGGGTTTCCAGGGTCCTGATCGGGTGCGCCCCGCTCCTGCTCGCCGCCGTGCTCGGATGTCCCGCGCGGGCCACGCCTCCCGCGGCGGCCGCAGGCGACAGCATCGCATGCGTGCCGGTGATGGCCGACACCGGAATCGTCGACACCGATCCCACGCCCTCGCCCGACGGCAAGTGGCTCGCCTATACGAGCGGCCAGGATTCCCTTCGCCAGATCTGGGTCAAGCCGATCGACGGCGCCGACCGCGGCCGCCAGATCACGCACGATCCCGCTTCGGCGCGCGCCATGACGCCGACCTGGGCGCCCGACTCGAAATCGCTCCTCTTCATCTCGACCCGCACGAAGGACTACAACATCTACAGCGCTCCCGTGGAGGGCGGCGAGGCACGCGCCATGTCGGATGCGCGCGCGAGCAATCGCTTCGCGGTCTACGCCCCCGACGGAAAAGAGATCGTCTTCCCCTCCAATCGCCAGAAGCCGGGGCAGATCTGGGGCTTCGACCTCTACGTGATGGACGCGGCGGGGGAGAAGGCGAAGGAGCGCCCGGCGCGGCGGCTGACGAGCAACAACGGCAGCCCCGGGCATCCGACCTGGTCTCCCGACGGCAAGTGGATCGCCTACGTCGCGAAGCCGATCGATACGACGAAGGTCGTGCAGGTGGGGCCGGGCATGACGATGCAGCAAGGGCCGATGTTCACCGCGTACCACCTCTGGAAGATGCCCGCGGGGGGCGGCGCCGAGCAGCAGCTCACCGGCATAGGCACCGAGTCGCAGCCGACCGAGGAGATCTGGCCGACCTGGTCGCCCGACGGGAAGTGGATCGCGGTGCAGCGCCGCGTGGGGCCTACCGACGACGTCTGGGTCTACGAAGTGGCGACCGGCACGTTCTACCCGGTCACCTCCTTCGGCAACGCGGGAAAACCGACCTGGTCGCCGGACGGCAAATCGATCTGGTTCGTCCGCGTGAACGGGAAGGATCACGACATCTGGCTGGCGAAGAACGTCACCGCCGCGACCCTTCGCGCCAAGGCGAAACGGGACCCGCGGACGGCGACCGCCGTCCGCTAGCGCACCACGATCGTTCCGGTCATCCCCTTCTTCATGTGGCTGTCCACGCCGCAGTAGAAGTCGTATTCCCCCGGCTTCGTCGGCGTGAAGCGCACGTGCTTCGTGTGGTTGAACGAGATGATCCCGACGCTCCGGTCGATGTCGATGCCGGCGTCGCGCGCGTCGCACGTCATGTTGTGCGGGGTGAAGAGCGGCTTGAAGTGGAGCGTCAGTTCGACCGGCTTCCCCGCTTCGACCGTGATGCGGTTGGGATCGAAATAGAACGAGTGGACGTTCACGTCCACGCGCTGCACGCCGTCGGCATCCGCGCGGGCGGTCGCTTCCCGCACGCCGATCTTGGCTCCGGACGTACCGCACCCGGCTAGCGCCGCGGTCAGGGCCAGGGCGACCGTGGCCACGCTCCCCATTCCCCTGAAACGCTTCGATGGCTTCATGGTTTCCCCTGTGAGCCCGCTCCTACGGAGCGCGGAAAATGAGGCACGCGTTGGTGCCTCCGAACCCGAACGAATTGGAGATCACGGTTCGAATCGTCTCATTCCGCCCGCCCCCGGCAACGTAATCCAGGTCACAGTCCGGATCGGGGACCCGGAGATTCACGGTGCGGGGAAGGTACCCCTCCGCCAGCGAGAGGGAGGCGATGGCGGCCTCGAACGCGCCCGACGCGCCGAGGGCGTGGGCATGCATCCCCTTGGTGCCGCTCACCGGGATGCGGCGGGCCCGGTCGCCGAAGACTTCCTTGATCGCAATCGTCTCGACCCGGTCGTTCATCGGCGTGGAGGAGCCGTGCGCGTTCACGTGCTCGATCTCCTCGGGCGACAGCCGCGCGTCCCGGAGTGCCAGGCGCATCGCGCGGATGGCGTCCCGCCCTTCGGGGTGTGGCGCCGTCATGTGATACGCGTCGTTGGTCGTGCCGAATCCGGCCACCTCGGCATAGATGCGCGTCCCCCGCGCCAGGGCGTGGCCCATCTCCTCGAGCACGAGAACCGCGGCGCCCTCGGCCATCACGAATCCGTCCCGCCGGGCGTCGAAGGGGCGCGAGGCCTCCGGGGGCTCGTCGTTCGAGGTCGACATCGCGCGGATCACCGCGAACGCCGTGAAGGTGAGGGGCGCGAGCGGCGCCTCGACGCCTCCGGCGAGGACCACCTTGGCCAGTCCGTCGCGGATCAGCCGAAGCCCCTCGCCGATCGCGATCGAGCCGGAGGCGCACGAGTTCGAGTTGCCGATGGCGGGGCCGCGCGAGCCGATCTCGATCGCCACCTGGCAGGCGCCGGCGCCGGCGAAGACGCGGAGCGCCAGGCTGGGCGGCACCGATCGCGGTCCCGCCTGGAGGAACTGGGCGTGGTCGGCCTCGGCGGAGGGGACACCCCCCAGAGCGGAACCGATCGCGACGGCCGCGTCTTCGGGGTGCACCGCCCCGCGCCCGGTCCCGACGGCGATCCCCGCGTCGTCGAGGGCCATGCGGGAGGCGGCCACGGAGAACTGCGCGAACCGGTCCAGGCGGTGCCGTCGCTTTCCTTCGAAATGGGCGCCGGGATCGAAGTCGGGCACCTCGCCCGCGATGCGCGTCCGGAGCGGCGAGGCGTCGAAGCGGGTGATCGGTCCGACGCCGCGGCGGCCCTCGCGGATCCCCTGCCAGAAGGCGGGCCGCCCCGTGCCGATCGGCGTGATCAGGCCGAAGCCGGTCACGGCGCAGCGATGGGCCGGCGGAGGGGCGATCATGCGGGCGCCTGGGCGTCCGCCGGAAGCGCGCCCCGGCCCGTCTCCGGCGCCTCGGCGAGCGACTTGAAGCGGCGGAGCGTCGCGCCCGCGATCGGCTCGATGAACTGCGGGGCGAGGACGCGCTCGGCGAGAAAACGGCCCATCGGCCGGGGGCCGAAGCGGAATTCGAGATCGTGCGTGATCGTCGCGCGGGTTCCTTCCCGCGCGCCGTCGCGCTCGGGCTGGAACGTCCAGAGGACGTCCATGCCGCGGGTCACGCCGCCCACGTGCCGGAAGCGGATCGTGCGGGAAGCGGCGTCGGGAGTCTGCTCCGCCTCCCAGAAGACCGGGATCGGGCCGCGGCGCGCGCTCATGCGCGCCCGCACGACGCTGCCGCTGCGCCCCGTCACCCGGACGTAGCGGTAGTGGGGGAGGAGCATCGGCCAGCGGTCGAGAGCGGCGACCAGCGGGAACACGCGGTCGGGGGGTGCCGCGATCCAGATGGAAACCGACGAGTGCATCGGATGACGTCCTTGCGTCTAGCGAACCCGGCGGGGAGGCTCGTTCCGGCGCATCCGCGAAGCCACGGCGTCGATCGAGACGCCGACCTGCTTCGCGATCGCCTTCCAGTCCTGGCCATCGCGGCGCATCTCCACGATCTGGTCGGGAAGCGTGGCCGACTGGCGTCTCGAGGCGCGCGCGAACCCGTACACCATGGCGATCTCGCCGTAGCCCAGCGCCCAGCCGTCGTGCCTCGCCCGCAGCGTGTCCTCGGGCATGGCGAGCTGGGCGGCCAGCTGTTTCACCACCCTGGCCTCGCCCTCGGGGGTCGATGCCTCGCGGTCGATGCGCGCCACGGAGCGCTGGATGCGCTGCAGGGCGGTCTCCTTGGTCGCGACGCCGGCGGCGGCCTGCGCGGGGAGCGCCGTGGCCAGGAGGAGCAGCGCGGCGATCACGTGCGAGCGAACGGGCATGTCGAGATCCTCCCTGGAAGTGGAACGGCTCGGTCCCGGGACTCTAACGCAGGAACGCGACTTTGCGGACCGCCGACCCTTCGGGCGTGGAGAGACGCATCCAGTAGACGCCGCTCGCGGCGGGCGAGCCGCCCTGGCCGCGTCCGTCCCAGGTGAGCGCGTGGGTGCCCGGCTCGGAGATCCGCTGCTCGATGGTGCGCACCAGCGCTCCGCGCGCGTCGAAGACCTGGACCCGGACCGGGCCGCTCGTTCGGGTCGTGAAGGCGATGCTCGCCGCGCCGCGCGCCGGATTTCCGGAAGCGATGCGGGCCGCGAGGGGGCCGCCGTCGATCGCGGCCGCGAGGCCGGTCGGTCCCACCGGGTGGCGCACGGCCTGGTCCAGCTGGATCAACCCGTTCCCATAGAGCGGGTCGAAGGCCCGGGTCGTCTGGAACCGGTTCACCGCCGTGGCCCGGAGCGTCTGCTCGATCGCGCCCTGGTCGCGGAGCCC
This region of Candidatus Binatia bacterium genomic DNA includes:
- the asd gene encoding aspartate-semialdehyde dehydrogenase, giving the protein MARRGAPSKRIPVAVLGATGTVGQRFIQLLENHPWFELAEVMASDQSAGKRYEEAAGSRWKLPTAIPAAARALRVKGPRERLTSHLLFSALDASVAGELEEQFARAGHLVSSNARNHRMDPLVPLVIPEINRDHLEILDRQPYGDGGIVTNPNCSTIVLALALAPLHRRFGVEAVIVTTFQATSGAGYPGVPSLDILGNVVPFVSGEEPKMESETQKILGSLNGRGFEPATFAVSAQCHRVPVIDGHLEAVSLRLSGSPSRKQVAETLAAFRPLAKLDLPSAPAEPIVIRTEEDRPQPRLDADRAGGMGVTVGRLRPCPVLQWKFEALAHNTIRGAAGAAILNAEILVRDGRL
- a CDS encoding histidine phosphatase family protein; this translates as MTAVSEARTTTAGRDIVFVRHGETDWNRERRVQGSEGPALNDAGRDQAKALARSLWEVPLAAVYTSALPRAQETAAYVAGPHSLNIHVDPRLNEIHHGAWEGLAEEELPDLALYRRWRDDPTSCTLPGAEPLEAVHERAVLAMKEIVAKHPGKEGLIAVVSHQVVLALLKCYVLDQPWSRIRKNALGVASYEVLTVGEGFQPRS
- a CDS encoding cupredoxin domain-containing protein, whose amino-acid sequence is MKPSKRFRGMGSVATVALALTAALAGCGTSGAKIGVREATARADADGVQRVDVNVHSFYFDPNRITVEAGKPVELTLHFKPLFTPHNMTCDARDAGIDIDRSVGIISFNHTKHVRFTPTKPGEYDFYCGVDSHMKKGMTGTIVVR
- the fabF gene encoding beta-ketoacyl-ACP synthase II, with translation MIAPPPAHRCAVTGFGLITPIGTGRPAFWQGIREGRRGVGPITRFDASPLRTRIAGEVPDFDPGAHFEGKRRHRLDRFAQFSVAASRMALDDAGIAVGTGRGAVHPEDAAVAIGSALGGVPSAEADHAQFLQAGPRSVPPSLALRVFAGAGACQVAIEIGSRGPAIGNSNSCASGSIAIGEGLRLIRDGLAKVVLAGGVEAPLAPLTFTAFAVIRAMSTSNDEPPEASRPFDARRDGFVMAEGAAVLVLEEMGHALARGTRIYAEVAGFGTTNDAYHMTAPHPEGRDAIRAMRLALRDARLSPEEIEHVNAHGSSTPMNDRVETIAIKEVFGDRARRIPVSGTKGMHAHALGASGAFEAAIASLSLAEGYLPRTVNLRVPDPDCDLDYVAGGGRNETIRTVISNSFGFGGTNACLIFRAP
- a CDS encoding SRPBCC family protein — protein: MHSSVSIWIAAPPDRVFPLVAALDRWPMLLPHYRYVRVTGRSGSVVRARMSARRGPIPVFWEAEQTPDAASRTIRFRHVGGVTRGMDVLWTFQPERDGAREGTRATITHDLEFRFGPRPMGRFLAERVLAPQFIEPIAGATLRRFKSLAEAPETGRGALPADAQAPA